In one Oryzias latipes chromosome 13, ASM223467v1 genomic region, the following are encoded:
- the gdpd1 gene encoding lysophospholipase D GDPD1 isoform X1, producing the protein MRAQLTGSSVLSQLCAADSRIWIWIWASEAGPAQQFTPRVLIFHVRGVPNRKKTTRNTFEVKVDSVEMCAAVYVLSTVTGYVLTSALLLKCPTLLHRKKHGTFLCKHISHRGGAGENLENTMAAFRHAVNVGTDMLELDCHLTRDEQVVVSHDSNLQRVCGVNAEIANVAYAELPPYLCKLGVTFQKDCVCEGGEDKRIPLLRDIFDAFPNTPVNVDIKVNNDKLIQKVSELIVKYNRQHLTVWGNSSNQVVKKCYKENPQIPVLFSLPRVLQLLALFYSGLLPFVPIKEQFLEIPMPSIITKLKGPNSLTGSQRFIIWLADTLLMRKALFQHLTARGIQVYIWVLNDEEDFQRAFDLGATGVMTDFPTKLKDFMDRNGISRLQ; encoded by the exons ATGCGCGCACAGTTGACAGGCAGCTCGGTGTTGTCCCAGCTGTGCGCTGCAGACTCCCggatctggatctggatctgggCATCAGAGGCCGGCCCGGCTCAGCAGTTTACCCCCAGAGTTTTAATCTTTCACGTCAGAGGTGTGCCCAACAGGAAGAAAACAACAAGGAATACATTTGAGGTAAAAG TGGACTCAGTGGAGATGTGTGCTGCCGTGTATGTCCTGTCAACAGTTACGGGCTACGTTCTCACCTCTGCCCTGCTGCTTAAATGTCCAACACTTCTGCACCGAAAGAAGCATGGGACGTTCCTCTGCAAGCACATTTCCCACCGTGGAG GAGCGGGAGAAAACCTGGAAAACACCATGGCAGCTTTCAGGCA CGCTGTGAACGTTGGCACAGACATGTTGGAGTTGGACTGTCACCTGACGAGAGACGAGCAGGTCGTGGTCTCCCATGATTCCAACTTACAGAGGGTCTGTGGCGTCAACGCTGAAATCGCCAACGTGGCCTACGCT GAACTTCCTCCGTACCTCTGCAAGCTGGGTGTAACTTTTCAAAAGG ATTGTGTCTGCGAGGGAGGGGAGGACAAACGCATCCCTCTCCTCAGGGACATTTTTGATGCCTTCCCCAACACCCCCGTCAACGTTGACATCAAGGTCAACAACGACAAACTCATCCagaag GTTTCTGAGCTCATCGTTAAATATAACCGACAGCACCTAACTGTCTGGGGAAACTCCAGCAACCAAGTGGTCAAAAAGTGTTACAAAGAG aacCCTCAGATTCCAGTGTTGTTCAGCCTTCCCAGAGTACTGCAGCTGCTGGCCCTCTTCTACTCAGGCCTGCTACCCTTTGTACCCATCAAGGAGCAGTTCCTGGAGATCCCCATGCCCTCCATCATTACTAA gtTAAAGGGTCCTAACAGTTTAACTGGAAGTCAGCGATTTATCATCTGGTTAGCAGACAC TTTGCTGATGAGAAAAGCTCTTTTTCAGCATTTAACTGCCCGGGGAATACAG GTGTACATTTGGGTGCTGAACGATGAAGAGGACTTCCAGAGGGCCTTTGATTTGGGAGCTACCGGAGTTATGACGGATTTTCCTACCAAGTTGAAAGACTTCATGGACAGGAATGGCATTTCCAGGCTCCAGTGA
- the gdpd1 gene encoding lysophospholipase D GDPD1 isoform X2, with translation MCAAVYVLSTVTGYVLTSALLLKCPTLLHRKKHGTFLCKHISHRGGAGENLENTMAAFRHAVNVGTDMLELDCHLTRDEQVVVSHDSNLQRVCGVNAEIANVAYAELPPYLCKLGVTFQKDCVCEGGEDKRIPLLRDIFDAFPNTPVNVDIKVNNDKLIQKVSELIVKYNRQHLTVWGNSSNQVVKKCYKENPQIPVLFSLPRVLQLLALFYSGLLPFVPIKEQFLEIPMPSIITKLKGPNSLTGSQRFIIWLADTLLMRKALFQHLTARGIQVYIWVLNDEEDFQRAFDLGATGVMTDFPTKLKDFMDRNGISRLQ, from the exons ATGTGTGCTGCCGTGTATGTCCTGTCAACAGTTACGGGCTACGTTCTCACCTCTGCCCTGCTGCTTAAATGTCCAACACTTCTGCACCGAAAGAAGCATGGGACGTTCCTCTGCAAGCACATTTCCCACCGTGGAG GAGCGGGAGAAAACCTGGAAAACACCATGGCAGCTTTCAGGCA CGCTGTGAACGTTGGCACAGACATGTTGGAGTTGGACTGTCACCTGACGAGAGACGAGCAGGTCGTGGTCTCCCATGATTCCAACTTACAGAGGGTCTGTGGCGTCAACGCTGAAATCGCCAACGTGGCCTACGCT GAACTTCCTCCGTACCTCTGCAAGCTGGGTGTAACTTTTCAAAAGG ATTGTGTCTGCGAGGGAGGGGAGGACAAACGCATCCCTCTCCTCAGGGACATTTTTGATGCCTTCCCCAACACCCCCGTCAACGTTGACATCAAGGTCAACAACGACAAACTCATCCagaag GTTTCTGAGCTCATCGTTAAATATAACCGACAGCACCTAACTGTCTGGGGAAACTCCAGCAACCAAGTGGTCAAAAAGTGTTACAAAGAG aacCCTCAGATTCCAGTGTTGTTCAGCCTTCCCAGAGTACTGCAGCTGCTGGCCCTCTTCTACTCAGGCCTGCTACCCTTTGTACCCATCAAGGAGCAGTTCCTGGAGATCCCCATGCCCTCCATCATTACTAA gtTAAAGGGTCCTAACAGTTTAACTGGAAGTCAGCGATTTATCATCTGGTTAGCAGACAC TTTGCTGATGAGAAAAGCTCTTTTTCAGCATTTAACTGCCCGGGGAATACAG GTGTACATTTGGGTGCTGAACGATGAAGAGGACTTCCAGAGGGCCTTTGATTTGGGAGCTACCGGAGTTATGACGGATTTTCCTACCAAGTTGAAAGACTTCATGGACAGGAATGGCATTTCCAGGCTCCAGTGA